The genomic region GCCGGTGGCCTTCTCGAACTCCTTGACCATGAGCTGGCACCACTCGATCTGCGGGCTGCAGTACAGGGTCAGCTTGCCCGCGGCAAAGGCCGTGTTGGCCGTTGCCGCCACCAAGCCGGCGATGGCGAAGGCCACGAGTGACAAGTGGAGACGTTTCATAAGGCTGTCCTCCCGTCGTTGTGCTTGGCACAGGGTTGTTAGATGCGCTCAAATGGCCGGACGGCGTCGTCCGTATTCTCCAGCCACGAATCTCATCGAGCCACGAATACAGCGTTTATCGAGCCACGAATACAGCGGCGACGTTACCACACTTCGCGAGGTCTTTGTAACATCCTCGCCATGCTCCTGTAACATAATTGTGGAGGCCGTAACCATTGGCTCCAGCCGTGCCGCGCGCCGCCGTGGCCGCGGGTCGTGCGACCGTGGCATCATTGGGGAGCCCCCGGGCATGGCCGCAATGTTGAAACGGCGCCCTTGGTACTGGTATACGGCAGTCAGCATCGCCAGCAGGGAATCACTCTATGAAAACCATCGGCATCGTGGGCTGCGGCGCCATCGGCAAGGGGCTGTTGAGAGCGGCGGATTCGGGGGCGCTGGCCGCCGAGGTGTGCGTGACCAGCCGCACCGAGAGCGCGTGCCGCGATTTCCTCGGAGCCCTGGACGCGTCCGTGCCCTTTCTCACTCTCGATGAGCTCATCGCCCGCTCCGATATCGTGGTGGAGGCGGCCGGCGGCGCGGTGGTCCCGGAATTGTCGCGCCAGGTGTTCGATGCCGGCAAGGACCTGCTCGTCATCAGCGTCGGCGCGCTGCTGGATCATCCCGAGGTGATCGAACGGGCACGGCACACCGGCTGCCGCCTCTTGCTTCCGTCCGGCGCCATCGCCGCCCTGGACGGCATCAAGTCGGCGTGCGCCGGCGAGGTGGCGCACGTGACCATCACCACCCGGAAGCCACCACACGGGCTGGAGGGTGCGCCCTACCTGGTGGAGAACGGTATCTCGCTCGCCGGGCTGACCGAACCCAAGGAAATCTTTTCGGGCACCGCCCGGGAAGCCTGCCGGGCATTTCCCGCCAACGTCAACGTGTCCGCGGCGGTGAGTCTGGCGGGGCTGGGGCCGGACCGCACGCGGATCCGGATCCTGGCTGTGCCGGGCCTGGAGCGGAACTGTCACGACGTGGAGGCCGAGGGCGAATTCGGCCGGCTGACCATGCACATCGAGAACGTGCCCACCGAGAACCCGCGCACCGGACGGCTGACGGTGCTTTCCATGATCCGCTCCCTCCAGGATGCGCTGGACCCCGTGCGGGTAGGCACCTGAGACAACCATGACCAACGTCGAAACCATCGTGCGGATGCTGGAGCGGGCCGGGGTCCGCTGGGTCTTCGGTATTCCCAGCGGTCCGGTGCTGCCGCTCATCGAGGCCCTGGGACGAAGCCCCGTGGAATTCGTGTTGACGGCCAACGAGACCTCCGCCGGCTTCATGGCCACCACCGTGGGACAGCTTACCGGTGTCCCCGGCGCCTGCGCCGCCACCGTGGGACCCGGCGCCACCAACCTTACCACCGGGGTGGGCTGCGCCTGGCTCGACTGCGCGCCGGCGCTGGCCATTACCTGCAACGTACCGAGCCCGTGGCTCCAGCGCAGGATACAGATGCGCATCGACCACAACGCGCTTTTCCGGCCCCTCACCAAGGCGACCTTCGCCCTGCGCGCGGATGACGTCGGGGAGCGGATGGCCGAGGCGCTCGCCCTGGCCACCGCCGAGTTGCCCGGCCCCGTGCATCTGGACCTTCCCGAGGACGTGGGTACGGCGTCGTCCGCGGCCGAGGCACCCGCGCCGGTGGTCTCGCCGGCGTTGGCGGACGTGGCCGACGAGGCCCGCGCCGCCCTGTCCGCGGCGCTCGTCCGGAGCCGGCGGCCGCTGGTCATGACCGGCTTGACCTTCACCCGGTCCGATGCGGCGGACTCGTTGCTTCGCTTGATCGAGGAGCACCGCCTGCCTTTCGTCTCGACGCTCCACGCCAAGGGCTGCCTGCCGGAGAGCCATCCCCACTGGGGCGGGGTCATCGGCCGCGCGCGCCGCACGGACGTGCAGCGGCTCCTCGATCGCGCCGACCTGATCGTCGCGCTCGGGTACGATCCCATCGAGATCAACTACGAGGAGTGGGTGAGGGAGACCCCGGTGTTCCACCTGAGCACGATGCCCGCGGAGGTGGACCCGCGTGTCCGCTTCGTCTTCAACCGCGGCGGCAACCTGGATCAGGCCCTGCGGCGCCTGGAGGACCTTCCGCCCGTGGCCAACGATTGGACCGCCGAGGAACTGGCGGACCACCGCAGCCGTCTGGACCGGGAGCTCCGCCCCGACGACAGCGGATTCGCCGCGCATCACGTGCTCGACGCGTTGCGCGCTGCCCTTCCACGGGACGGCATCCTGGCCTACGACGTGGGCGCCCACACGCACCAGATCGCCACCCAGTGGCGCACGGACCTGCCGAAGACGCTGCTCGCCACCAACGGCTGGTCGTCCATGGGCTTCGGCATGCCCGCCGCCTACGCCGCCAGGATGGTGCACCCGGAGCGCGCGGTGGTGGGCGTGGTGGGCGACGGATGCTTCCAGATGACCGCGGGAGAGCTGGCGCTGGCGCGGCGGCGCAACCTCGCGGTCCCCATCATCGTCCTCAACGACGGCTGGCTCGGCCTCATGAAGGTCAAGCAGGAGCGCCGGGAGTTCCCCCTCTCCGGCGTGGAGTTGGGCTCCCGGGTGGACTCACCGCCCCATTACTTCGGCGTGCCCTGCCGAGGCGCCGAGAACCTCGAGGAGCTCAAGGCCGCGATCCAGTGGGGGCTCGACCTCGACGGCCCCAGCGTCATCGAAGCCTTCATCGACGTGGAGCCTTATTCCGCCACCGTCTTCGATTGACAAGGGCGGTTCGCGGAAGCGTGCCGGCGCTCCGCATTGTCAGGACCGGGGAAGCCCTGTAGGGTAGGGCGTATGGCCGCTCCGCAGCGTAACCGCGTCAACGTCTTCATCCTGGCCACCTGCCAGATGCTGTTCGGGGCCACCCGGACGCTGCTGATCGCCACCGCCCCGCTCATCGCCTACGGTATCGTGGAAAACAAGGGCTTGGCGACACTGCCGGCCGCGCTGGTAATCGTGGGCACGGCCCTGGCCACCATGCCGGCCTCCATGCTCATGCGCGCCACCGGCCGGCGCCTGGGGTTCATGATCGGCGCCTGCTTCGGCGCCCTCGGGGGCGGCATCGTCATCATCGGCATCGTGCGCGCCGACTTCTGGCTGCTGTGCCTCGGGACCCTCATTTACGGCTTCTTCGCCGCGTTCGGTCAATACTACCGGTTCGCCGCGGCCGATACCGCTCCTCCGGAGTTCCGGAGCAAGGCCATCTCATTGGTGCTGACCGGCGGCGTGATCGCCGCCGTGGTGGGCACGTCGCTGGCCATGGCGGGTCAGTTCATGATCCCGTCGGGCGAGTTCTTCGGTTCGTACCTGTTCCTAATCGCGCTGACGCTGCTGACCGTCCTGGTGCTGCTGTTCCTGGACATCCCCAACCTCACCCCGAGTGAGCGCTCCGCGCAGCAGCGTCCGCTGGCCGCCATCATGGCGCAGCCGATCTTCGTGGCGGCCACGCTGGCGGCCACCATGGGGCAGGGGGCCATGAACCTGTTGATGACCGCCACGCCCATCGCCATGACCCAGGCCGGTCATTCCTTCACGGCCACCGCGCTGGTGATCCAGTGGCACAGCATCGGCATGTTCGCGCCGGGCTTCGTCACCGGCTCCCTGATCAAGCGGTTCGGCGAGGTACGCATCATTCTCGTCGGCGTGGTGCTCCAGGTCATCTGTGTCGTGATCGGGCTCGCCGGCACCGGGGTAATCGAGTTCTGGTTCGCCATGCTGTTCCTGGGAGTCGGCTGGAACTTCGCCTTTACCGGCGGCACGTCGCTCCTGACCACGTCCTACACCCCGGCCGAGCGCAACAAGACACAGGGGGCCATGAGCTTCATCAACTACACCTTCGTGGCCCTGGTGTCGTTGTCGTCCGGCGCCCTGGTGCACTTCCTGGGTTGGCAGTGGGTGAACCTGAGCAGCATCCCCTTGCTGGTGGTCGCCACCGTGGCCACGGTCTGGTACGCCCTCGCACAGCCCAAACCCGCGGCGGCGGCGGCATGACCCGTCCACCGGCCGCTACAGCACGGCCACCACTTCTATCTGGAACAACACGGCCCCGCGGACCGGGGACTTGATGGCGTGCCGGGCGGGGCGGTCGTGCTCGTCGGGGAACATCTTGAGCCACGCCTTGTTGATGGAGTCGCGGTACTCTTCCTCTTTCAGGTAGACCGTCATGCGCACGATGTCGTCGGGACTGCCGCCCGCAAGCTCCATGAACTTGCGGATGTTGTCGAACAGCACCTCGGCCTGCCGGTCCGGGTCCGCGGGCATCTCACCGGTGGCACCGTCGCGCCCGGAGATGCCGGAAGAATAGACGACGTTGCCGACCTTCGCTCCCATGGGGATCGGAGCGTTGTGGGGTACGCCGGGAAGCTCGATGCTGACTCGCTTGGACATGGAGTGAATCCTTTCGTGTGTGGTTCATCCGGCGGCGGGGGTCGGTGGCTTCGCTGCTCTCGCCGTGACGACGAACAGGACGGCGGCGATCCCCATCACCACCAGCGTGCTGAGCCCCAGCGACCACTGGATGCCGATGTACGCTCCGGCAAAGCCTACGGTCACGCCGCTGAAGGTCCTTAGTCCCTGGGCGGCCATGTTGTAGAGCCCGATCAGGCGGCCGCGCAGGTGCGCCGGCGCCTCGAGTTGTACCAGCGTTTGCGCCATGGACAGGAACGCGAGGTTGAGGATGCCGGCGAGGAACAGGAAAACCAGCGACAGCGCGTACTGTGTGGAGACGGCAAAGGCGGTCATGGCGCAGCACCACAGCATGGCCAGGACGATGGCCGTGGTGGGGCGCGCCTTGAACAGGCCGCGTATCTCCAGCAGCAGTCCGCCGGTGACCGCGCCGGCGCCGTTGGCGGCGAACAACGCGGCGTAGCCGAGGCTCAGATCCTCCGCGCCGAGCGACAGGGCGAACGCGGGCATCAACGCCTGAAACGCGTTGCCCACGAAGAAGGCGTAGAACCCCACGAGCAGGATCATGCCCAGCAGGACCCGATTGCTGGAGGCGCCCCACAGCGCCGAAAGGGCGTCCGCCCAGGTTCCTTTCGTGGCCTCCCGCCCGGAGCCGTGCCCGGTATAGGGGACCAGCCGGCACCAGATCATCAGCGGCAGATAGATGAGCGCGTTGACCACCAGTGCCAGCGTGGGTCTCAGCAACCACAGGGTGGCGCCTCCCACGGCCGGGCCGAACAGGATCCCCAATTGCCGTCCTGTCGCCAGCAGCCGTATGCCGCTCTGAAGCGTCTCCGGCCCCACCACGTCGTAGATCATGAGCTGGCGCGCGGGGTTCCACAACGCGCCGGCCATGCCGTGCAGGATCAGCAGGACCACCGAGTGCCACATCTCCAGACGGCCCGTGTAGAACAGCAATGCCCAGGCGAGGCTCACGGAGATGAACAGGATCTGGGCCCACTCGATGATCCGCCGGCAGTCGATGCGGTCCGCGAGCGCACCGAAGTACCACGACAAGAACAGGGCGGGCATCCAATGGCTGATGACGGCGAAGCCCTGCAGGGTCTCGGAGCGAAACATCTGGTAGACGATGCCGTAACTGATGACGTGCTCGATGTTGTCGGCCATCATCGACAACATGTTGCCGACGAAGAACAATGCGAAGTCCCGGTTCCTAAGCGCGGCGAAGGCGGGCGGGGCCTCGGCGGGTGCAGGTGCGGGTGTGCTCATGGAGTGTGGCTGTGCTCGGGCTCGGGTGCGATGGCTGCCACTGTAGACAAGTTGTCGACACTTTGACAACTGGCCCTGGGAGGACGTTTCCCGCCGTACGCCTCTTACCGTCATTCCCGCGGAAGCGGGAATCCATGGGTGGGGTGGGGCGAAACGGTGTGTTTGCCCCGCTCCACCCCGCCTGGATTCCCGCTTCCGCGGGAATGACTTTCCGTTAAGTGGGCACGAACAAAAAAGCGGGCAGCCGCAAGGGCTGCCCGCTCCTCATTCAGAGCGATGGCCGTACTAGCGCCGGCCGCGGCCCTTGTGGCCTCCGCGGCCCTGCAACAGGCGCTTCAGCATACCGTCCGCCTTCGCGATCTGCTCGGGCGTCAGGATCTCCCGCACCGCCAACACGGCGTCGGTGCGCGCGCGCAGCAGGTCGCCCCGGACCTTGGCGATGGCGTCCACTTTGGCGCCGACCTCGGCCTTGTCCACGCTCTCGCCCGAAACCATCTGGCGCAGGTCGATGCCGGCGATGCGGGCGTCGGCGCGGAGAGCGATTTTCTTCTTGCGCGCGTCGGTGAACACGTCCTTGATCTTCTTGACCTGCTCGTCGGTGAGCTCCAACCGCTCGGTCATGCGCTTCATCATCCGGGCCTGGCCGCCGCGTCCGCGCCGCCCCTCATGGCCGCGCCGTCCTTCGCGTCCGCGCCAGTGCCGCCTGCCGCGCTCCTCGTCGCCATCGGCGCGGGCCACGCGCGGGCCGTCGCCCCGGCGTCCCTCGCCCTGCTGGCTCCAGGCGATGCCGCCGGAAAGGCCCGCCAGGAGCACGGGTACCATCAGAAATGCGGTGCGCTTACGATTCTTCATTGAGGTTCTCCTTGTTGGGTGATTGGCTCGATCCGGATCGCGATGTCAAGGATTAGACGCGCAGGGGTTCCGGGTCCGCCGCGGCGGTTGCCGAGGGCCGGGAGGGGGGCGCTAGTCGCTCCGGCGCCGCGATTCGAGCCGCGACATCCACCGCTCGCGCTTTTTCGCGCGTCGTTCACGGAAGTCGTCGGTGAGGTCCTGCAGCCTGCCCGCCTGGCTCTCGTCGAGGGACGGTACGATTCTCTTGTGGAACTCCATGATGATGCGGTCGGCATCCTCGTGAGAGCGGATCCGCGCCTGGTATAGGTCCCGGCGGGCCTGGCCGAGCAGCGGTCCGATCTCCGCCATCTGCCGTTCCGACAGATCGAGCTTTCGCTGCAGCATGCGCAAGTACCGTCCGCTGGAGGCGTGCTTCTTGCCGTCCCAGTGTTTCCCGGCTTCCCGGTTGTGACGCCACGGGTTGCCCCACAGCTCTCTCACGGGAAACACGTTGCCGATGACGGCACCGCCCATGAGTCCGAGCAGGAAGACTCCCACCACTGCGATCAAGGCTTTTCTCTTCATGGGTTCCGATCTCCCACCCACGCGATCAGGACCGCGTCGGGCTCGTCCGCGGACACGACGTCCTGGCCCGATACGCCCTCCAGCATGGTGACGGTGGCGGGCGTCCCCTCCAGGGGCTGCGCCAGCATGCCGCGCCAAAGACCGACGCCGCCGAGCAGCACCACCACCAGCGCAAAGGCCGGGGCGAGCCGGCGGCTGAACAGCAGGAGGGCGTCGCTCCATGACGCGCGCCGGTTCTCTTCCTCGCGGATACGGGCGATCACCCCGGGCCACGCGGGCCGTTGAGGGGACGGCGCCGGCGCGGCGGAGAAGAAACGCCGCCAGAGCCGTTCCTCCTCCAGGGTTCCGCGGCATGTGGCGCACGCACCGATGTGTGCCGCGTGTGCTTCGGGAAGATCCTCCGTCAGCTTCGCGCCGGCGGATTCCAGCCACCGCGTGAAATCATCACAGGTCACGAATCACCTCCCTGGCCTCCTGGACCCTGGCCGTCGCGCGGGCCGCCGAACAGTTCCGCCACATGGGGCGTGAGCATCTGCCGCAGGCGCGCGCGTCCCCGGGCGTGGCGCGACTTGACCGTGCCCAGGGAACAATCCAGGATACGGGCTACCTCCTGGTACGAATTCCCTTCCATGTCCTTCAGCGTCACGACGACGCGGAGCCGGTCGGGGAGTTGGGCCACCGTCCGGGCGACCACGCCGCTGACCGCGGCCTCGCGGGCTTCGTTCACTCCGTCGTCCGGCTGCTCGTCGCTGGCGAGCCGGTCGCGCAGACTGTCGACGGCGTCCTCGGAGGGCTCCGTATCCAGGGATACCTTCCCCGATTGCCGCTTGAGCTCGTCCCGGGCGCGGTTGATGGCGATGCGCGTGATCCAGGTACCGAAGGCCGCGTCTTCCCGGAACTTGCTCAGCGAGAAAAACGCCTTGACGAACACATCCTGGACGACGTCGTCCACATCCCCGTGGTCCGGTCCCAGGAACCGGCCGACGAGCCGGTGGATGCGCGCCTGGTGGCGCTCGACCAGAAGCCGGTAGGCGTCCGCGTCGCCGCCCCGGATTCGTCGCACCACGTCCCGTTCCGCATCTTCCAACGTCAGGCGATACGGCAGCGTCTCCGTCATCCTCAAACCGTCGTCCTCGCTTAACCGACCTTGACTTAATATTTAGACGGGATGGGGTTCCCTACGGCCGCCCGTGAAGCCGCGCGGCCGTTGCGGGGCCGAACGACGACAAGCCGAGCCGAAGTTTCAACCGGCGAAAGCGGGGAGGACGTCGCGCCCGAGCCGCCGCATCTGTTCCGGCTGATCCTTCGACGCGAGCACGAACTCCATGGTGCGGACGCCCACGGCGACGAACTCCTCCAGGCGCTCGATGCACTCCCCCGGGGTGCCGCAGATCACCCATCGGTCCACGCTCTCGTCGTCGAAGGGCATGCGGTGGTAGTTCTCCAGCATCCAGCGGGCCTCGGCGCGGGCGTTGCGCCGGTCCGCCGCCACGTTGATCCAGCAGTTCATGGCGGGATGGACCGCGCCCGCGGGCCGGCCGTATTGCCGCGTGGCGCTGTCGGAGATTCCCGCGTACCGCTCCGCGTACTCCGTTGGGCTCAGGTGGTTGGTCAACCAGCCGTCCCCCAGCCGCGCCACCCGATCGAACGGGCCGGTGTGCTTGCCGGCGTCGGCGGCCACGAAGTGTCCGTAGCGATAGTTCTCCACCTTCACCGGGTTATAGTGGCCGGCGGCGATCCAGATGGGGGGATGGGGCTGCTGCACCGGCTTGTATCCCAGCGAAACCTCCCGGTAGCGGTAGTGGCGCCCTTCGAAGTCCACGACGTCCCGCGTCCACAACGCTTTCAGCACCTCCAGGCACTCCTCGAAGACCTTGCCTCGGACCCGGCGGTCGAATCCGGCCACCTCGCATTCCTTGGAGAGCAGGTCCGGCGGCCCGGCCCCCGGTCCGACGCCCATGATGGTGCGGCCGTTCGAGACGATGTCCAGGGTGGCCCACTCCAGGGCCGCCAGCACCGGGTTGCGCATGTGCGGCTGGAGGATGCCCGTGGCCAGCTTGATGCGCTTGGTGCGCGCGGCGATGGCCGTGAGCGTCACGACGGGATCGTAGCGGGGCTTGGCCAGCAGGCTGTCGCCGACCCAGACGGAGTGGTACCCCAGTTCCTCCGCTTCCACGGCGAGGTCCAGCAGGGCCTCCATGGAGAAGTTCGGCAGGAATACCGAAGCGCGGTTGTTGGCGT from Deltaproteobacteria bacterium harbors:
- a CDS encoding sigma-70 family RNA polymerase sigma factor, whose translation is MTETLPYRLTLEDAERDVVRRIRGGDADAYRLLVERHQARIHRLVGRFLGPDHGDVDDVVQDVFVKAFFSLSKFREDAAFGTWITRIAINRARDELKRQSGKVSLDTEPSEDAVDSLRDRLASDEQPDDGVNEAREAAVSGVVARTVAQLPDRLRVVVTLKDMEGNSYQEVARILDCSLGTVKSRHARGRARLRQMLTPHVAELFGGPRDGQGPGGQGGDS
- a CDS encoding RidA family protein, with product MSKRVSIELPGVPHNAPIPMGAKVGNVVYSSGISGRDGATGEMPADPDRQAEVLFDNIRKFMELAGGSPDDIVRMTVYLKEEEYRDSINKAWLKMFPDEHDRPARHAIKSPVRGAVLFQIEVVAVL
- a CDS encoding Spy/CpxP family protein refolding chaperone; the protein is MKNRKRTAFLMVPVLLAGLSGGIAWSQQGEGRRGDGPRVARADGDEERGRRHWRGREGRRGHEGRRGRGGQARMMKRMTERLELTDEQVKKIKDVFTDARKKKIALRADARIAGIDLRQMVSGESVDKAEVGAKVDAIAKVRGDLLRARTDAVLAVREILTPEQIAKADGMLKRLLQGRGGHKGRGRR
- a CDS encoding LLM class flavin-dependent oxidoreductase, whose product is MAPRLNFGFYANNRASVFLPNFSMEALLDLAVEAEELGYHSVWVGDSLLAKPRYDPVVTLTAIAARTKRIKLATGILQPHMRNPVLAALEWATLDIVSNGRTIMGVGPGAGPPDLLSKECEVAGFDRRVRGKVFEECLEVLKALWTRDVVDFEGRHYRYREVSLGYKPVQQPHPPIWIAAGHYNPVKVENYRYGHFVAADAGKHTGPFDRVARLGDGWLTNHLSPTEYAERYAGISDSATRQYGRPAGAVHPAMNCWINVAADRRNARAEARWMLENYHRMPFDDESVDRWVICGTPGECIERLEEFVAVGVRTMEFVLASKDQPEQMRRLGRDVLPAFAG
- a CDS encoding thiamine pyrophosphate-binding protein; translation: MTNVETIVRMLERAGVRWVFGIPSGPVLPLIEALGRSPVEFVLTANETSAGFMATTVGQLTGVPGACAATVGPGATNLTTGVGCAWLDCAPALAITCNVPSPWLQRRIQMRIDHNALFRPLTKATFALRADDVGERMAEALALATAELPGPVHLDLPEDVGTASSAAEAPAPVVSPALADVADEARAALSAALVRSRRPLVMTGLTFTRSDAADSLLRLIEEHRLPFVSTLHAKGCLPESHPHWGGVIGRARRTDVQRLLDRADLIVALGYDPIEINYEEWVRETPVFHLSTMPAEVDPRVRFVFNRGGNLDQALRRLEDLPPVANDWTAEELADHRSRLDRELRPDDSGFAAHHVLDALRAALPRDGILAYDVGAHTHQIATQWRTDLPKTLLATNGWSSMGFGMPAAYAARMVHPERAVVGVVGDGCFQMTAGELALARRRNLAVPIIVLNDGWLGLMKVKQERREFPLSGVELGSRVDSPPHYFGVPCRGAENLEELKAAIQWGLDLDGPSVIEAFIDVEPYSATVFD
- a CDS encoding MFS transporter, with product MAAPQRNRVNVFILATCQMLFGATRTLLIATAPLIAYGIVENKGLATLPAALVIVGTALATMPASMLMRATGRRLGFMIGACFGALGGGIVIIGIVRADFWLLCLGTLIYGFFAAFGQYYRFAAADTAPPEFRSKAISLVLTGGVIAAVVGTSLAMAGQFMIPSGEFFGSYLFLIALTLLTVLVLLFLDIPNLTPSERSAQQRPLAAIMAQPIFVAATLAATMGQGAMNLLMTATPIAMTQAGHSFTATALVIQWHSIGMFAPGFVTGSLIKRFGEVRIILVGVVLQVICVVIGLAGTGVIEFWFAMLFLGVGWNFAFTGGTSLLTTSYTPAERNKTQGAMSFINYTFVALVSLSSGALVHFLGWQWVNLSSIPLLVVATVATVWYALAQPKPAAAAA
- a CDS encoding MFS transporter, giving the protein MSTPAPAPAEAPPAFAALRNRDFALFFVGNMLSMMADNIEHVISYGIVYQMFRSETLQGFAVISHWMPALFLSWYFGALADRIDCRRIIEWAQILFISVSLAWALLFYTGRLEMWHSVVLLILHGMAGALWNPARQLMIYDVVGPETLQSGIRLLATGRQLGILFGPAVGGATLWLLRPTLALVVNALIYLPLMIWCRLVPYTGHGSGREATKGTWADALSALWGASSNRVLLGMILLVGFYAFFVGNAFQALMPAFALSLGAEDLSLGYAALFAANGAGAVTGGLLLEIRGLFKARPTTAIVLAMLWCCAMTAFAVSTQYALSLVFLFLAGILNLAFLSMAQTLVQLEAPAHLRGRLIGLYNMAAQGLRTFSGVTVGFAGAYIGIQWSLGLSTLVVMGIAAVLFVVTARAAKPPTPAAG
- a CDS encoding aspartate dehydrogenase → MRQSASPAGNHSMKTIGIVGCGAIGKGLLRAADSGALAAEVCVTSRTESACRDFLGALDASVPFLTLDELIARSDIVVEAAGGAVVPELSRQVFDAGKDLLVISVGALLDHPEVIERARHTGCRLLLPSGAIAALDGIKSACAGEVAHVTITTRKPPHGLEGAPYLVENGISLAGLTEPKEIFSGTAREACRAFPANVNVSAAVSLAGLGPDRTRIRILAVPGLERNCHDVEAEGEFGRLTMHIENVPTENPRTGRLTVLSMIRSLQDALDPVRVGT